The proteins below are encoded in one region of Arenibacter algicola:
- the prmA gene encoding 50S ribosomal protein L11 methyltransferase — MSNSIYLEYNFKVTPVQPASDILIAELGEVQFESFVETEDGVQAYIKKEEWYPNILDDLQILSNPLFSIDYDFSEIEQENWNATWESNFNPIQVGQQCVIRAPFHEKPKVEYDIVIEPKMSFGTGHHETTHMMLQHILEHDFKGKSVLDMGSGTGVLAILAAMKGAAAIDAIDIDNWCYLNAMENVERNNCNHINVYEGTADLLVDQQYDIIIANINRNILLEDIPTYVKCLKKGGILFVSGFYKEDISQISERCKEVGLKFEKNLEKNNWVAVKYVF, encoded by the coding sequence ATGTCGAATTCTATATATTTAGAGTATAATTTTAAGGTAACCCCCGTTCAACCCGCTTCGGATATTCTTATTGCGGAATTGGGAGAAGTGCAATTTGAAAGTTTTGTGGAAACGGAAGATGGGGTCCAGGCATACATTAAAAAGGAAGAGTGGTACCCAAATATTCTGGATGACCTACAGATTCTTTCCAACCCTTTGTTTAGTATTGATTATGATTTTTCGGAGATAGAACAGGAGAATTGGAACGCTACCTGGGAAAGTAATTTTAATCCTATTCAAGTTGGGCAACAGTGCGTCATTAGAGCGCCCTTTCATGAAAAGCCCAAGGTGGAGTATGACATTGTTATAGAACCGAAGATGAGTTTCGGGACTGGCCATCATGAAACTACCCACATGATGTTACAGCATATATTGGAACATGATTTTAAAGGGAAATCTGTTTTGGATATGGGAAGTGGAACAGGGGTTTTGGCTATTTTGGCGGCCATGAAAGGAGCGGCTGCCATAGATGCAATAGATATAGATAACTGGTGTTACCTTAATGCCATGGAAAATGTTGAGCGGAACAATTGCAACCATATTAATGTGTACGAAGGAACAGCCGACTTACTGGTAGATCAGCAATACGACATCATAATAGCCAATATAAATAGAAACATTTTGTTGGAAGATATCCCGACCTATGTGAAATGCCTAAAAAAGGGAGGTATATTATTTGTAAGTGGTTTTTATAAGGAGGATATTTCGCAGATTTCGGAAAGATGTAAGGAAGTAGGGTTAAAATTTGAAAAAAATCTGGAAAAGAATAATTGGGTTGCCGTAAAATACGTATTTTAG
- the tpiA gene encoding triose-phosphate isomerase, protein MRSKIVAGNWKMNKDLAETEVLLAELSAKLPDTKAEVMVAPTFVNLSAAVDKLKSSSIEVIAQNMHFAENGAYTGEISANMLLGIGVDTVIIGHSERRAYFGETDEILAKKVVAALAKNMRVMFCFGEELEDRKSGNHFKIVESQLKNALFSLDASAWSKIILAYEPVWAIGTGETASPEQAQEMHAFIRKTITNAYDAGIANNVSILYGGSVKPNNAVEIFSKPDVDGGLIGGASLVADDFIAIIKGIA, encoded by the coding sequence ATGAGAAGTAAAATAGTAGCAGGGAATTGGAAAATGAACAAGGATTTAGCAGAAACAGAAGTTTTGTTGGCAGAACTTTCAGCTAAACTTCCAGATACCAAGGCAGAAGTAATGGTGGCGCCTACATTTGTGAATTTGAGCGCCGCGGTAGATAAATTAAAATCATCCAGTATCGAGGTAATTGCCCAGAACATGCATTTTGCCGAAAATGGCGCCTACACTGGTGAAATATCGGCCAATATGCTGTTAGGAATAGGGGTAGATACCGTAATTATAGGCCACTCGGAAAGAAGGGCATATTTTGGGGAGACCGATGAGATTTTGGCCAAGAAGGTAGTAGCTGCCTTGGCGAAGAATATGAGGGTAATGTTTTGCTTTGGAGAGGAATTGGAAGACCGTAAGTCTGGTAACCACTTTAAAATTGTGGAAAGCCAACTGAAAAATGCTTTATTTTCCTTGGATGCCTCGGCCTGGAGTAAAATTATCCTGGCCTATGAGCCAGTTTGGGCCATTGGTACCGGAGAAACCGCTTCACCAGAACAGGCACAGGAAATGCACGCTTTTATTCGTAAGACTATTACCAATGCTTACGATGCGGGTATAGCCAACAATGTCTCCATACTTTACGGCGGTAGTGTAAAACCAAATAATGCAGTAGAGATTTTCTCCAAGCCAGATGTAGATGGCGGTTTAATAGGGGGTGCTTCATTGGTTGCGGACGACTTTATTGCGATAATTAAAGGAATAGCATAA
- a CDS encoding ABC transporter ATP-binding protein: MDKDTGKAFDYRLFKRLLRHVRPYLITFYGVAIAAILLSGFAVLTPILVGEIVDNAITNKDGQKLLTLTLAMVGVLLGEVLSQLYFNYYANWLGESVIKDIRINLFKHLMGFKMKYYDNSSIGVLVTRAVTDMQRIGEIFSEGFFVIVSDLLKMLVVAIVMIVTNWKLSLIVFAVLPIILYATRLFQKAMKVAFIEVRAQVSNLNSFVQERITGMKIVQLFTREEIEKEKFREINEKHQNAWLKTVWYNSIFFPVAEIVSSITVGLIVWYGGLQNVANIGQEEYGTIFMFILLSSMLFRPLRQIADKFNTLQMGMVAANRVFKILDTDSNIQDVGTIDKDSVKGEIEFKNVRFGYLENEEVLHGISFKVKAGETIAIVGATGAGKSTIINLLNRFYEINSGAILIDGINIRDYKLNSLRSKIAVVLQDVFLFADTIANNISLKNDAITIEHMEHAAKQIGVHEFISSLPGGYAYNIKERGTMLSSGQRQLIAFLRAYVSNPSILVLDEATSSVDTYSEQLIQRATEKITEGRTSIIIAHRLATIKKADKILVMQDGLMVETGTHKELLKQKGYYQNLYEAQFLAEEVA; this comes from the coding sequence ATGGATAAGGATACAGGAAAAGCATTTGATTATAGATTGTTTAAGCGCTTGCTTAGGCATGTTAGGCCATATTTAATTACGTTTTATGGAGTCGCCATAGCAGCAATCCTACTCTCTGGGTTTGCAGTTTTAACGCCCATTTTGGTGGGGGAGATAGTTGACAATGCCATTACCAATAAGGATGGGCAAAAATTATTGACCTTGACCTTGGCCATGGTAGGGGTTTTGTTGGGCGAAGTTTTAAGTCAGCTTTATTTTAATTATTACGCTAATTGGTTGGGAGAATCCGTTATTAAGGATATTAGAATAAATCTCTTTAAACACCTTATGGGTTTTAAGATGAAGTATTATGACAATTCCTCCATAGGCGTTTTGGTTACCCGTGCGGTTACAGATATGCAAAGGATAGGTGAAATTTTTAGTGAAGGTTTCTTTGTCATCGTTTCCGATCTCCTTAAAATGTTGGTGGTGGCCATAGTAATGATCGTCACCAATTGGAAACTGTCTCTAATTGTATTTGCTGTATTGCCCATAATATTATACGCTACCAGACTGTTTCAAAAGGCAATGAAGGTTGCTTTTATTGAGGTTAGGGCGCAGGTTTCCAATCTAAATTCTTTTGTGCAGGAACGTATCACCGGAATGAAGATAGTACAGTTGTTTACTAGGGAAGAGATAGAGAAGGAAAAATTCAGGGAGATTAATGAGAAACACCAAAATGCCTGGTTAAAAACTGTATGGTATAACTCCATTTTTTTTCCGGTAGCTGAAATCGTATCCTCTATTACGGTAGGATTGATTGTTTGGTACGGGGGTCTGCAGAATGTTGCCAATATAGGCCAAGAGGAATATGGCACCATTTTCATGTTCATACTACTCTCAAGCATGTTGTTCCGTCCGCTTCGCCAAATTGCGGATAAATTCAATACCCTACAAATGGGAATGGTAGCTGCTAATAGGGTGTTTAAAATATTGGATACGGACAGCAATATTCAAGATGTAGGGACAATAGATAAAGACAGTGTCAAAGGGGAAATCGAGTTTAAAAATGTACGCTTTGGCTATTTGGAAAATGAGGAGGTACTGCATGGAATTTCCTTTAAGGTAAAGGCAGGAGAGACCATAGCCATAGTAGGGGCAACGGGAGCCGGAAAATCTACCATAATTAATTTACTCAATCGTTTCTACGAAATTAATTCAGGTGCTATTTTGATCGATGGAATCAATATAAGGGACTATAAGCTGAATTCTTTAAGGTCTAAAATTGCCGTGGTTTTGCAGGATGTATTTCTCTTTGCGGATACCATAGCCAATAATATTTCCCTAAAGAACGATGCCATAACCATAGAGCATATGGAGCATGCTGCCAAGCAAATAGGCGTCCATGAGTTTATTTCCAGTCTTCCCGGAGGTTATGCCTACAATATAAAGGAAAGAGGTACTATGCTTTCTAGTGGCCAAAGACAATTGATAGCTTTTTTAAGGGCCTATGTAAGTAATCCCAGTATTTTGGTATTGGATGAGGCTACATCTTCGGTAGATACCTATTCCGAACAGTTGATACAACGTGCAACGGAAAAGATTACCGAAGGGCGCACTTCCATTATAATAGCCCATCGTTTGGCTACAATTAAAAAGGCCGATAAGATATTGGTAATGCAGGACGGCTTGATGGTAGAGACCGGTACCCATAAAGAACTATTGAAACAAAAAGGGTATTATCAAAATTTATATGAGGCCCAATTTTTGGCCGAAGAGGTAGCCTAA
- the rho gene encoding transcription termination factor Rho → MFEISDLKSKKLPELQEIAQGLNVAKFKTLKKLDLVYQILDVQASNPKIVQERTEATTEESSTAKPKRSRIIKSKPKETAAKAPAPGKPEMKSVAPTEKSSTPEETSTAVEDKKEDTKRERKPRQHNNPVQAKKEFQKGAPQQNASQQNTSQPNKPQHKKNPHHQKGNVDKNNSNFDKDLKNKYKEPEFEFDSIIESEGVLDIMQDGYGFLRSSDYNYLSSPDDIYVSQSQIRLFGLKTGDTVLGNVRPPKEGEKYFPLIKVNKINGIDPQIVRDRVSFEHLTPLFPQEKFNLAERQSTISTRIIDLFSPIGKGQRGMIVSQPKTGKTMLLKDIANGIAANHPEVYQIILLIDERPEEVTDMQRNVRGEVVASTFDKEATEHVRVANIVLEKAKRLVECGHDVVILLDSITRLARAYNTVQPASGKVLSGGVDANALHKPKRFFGAARNIEGGGSLTIIATALTETGSKMDEVIFEEFKGTGNMELQLDRKISNRRIFPAIDLTSSSTRRDDLLLDENTIQRMWIMRKYLADMNPVEAMEFIEQRFRQTKNNEEFLLTMNQ, encoded by the coding sequence ATGTTTGAGATTTCAGATTTAAAATCAAAAAAGCTTCCTGAGCTTCAGGAAATCGCCCAGGGCCTAAATGTTGCCAAATTTAAAACTTTAAAAAAGCTCGATTTGGTCTATCAAATTTTGGATGTTCAAGCATCCAATCCAAAAATTGTTCAAGAGAGAACCGAGGCAACTACAGAAGAAAGCAGTACGGCCAAGCCCAAAAGGTCCAGAATAATCAAGTCTAAACCAAAAGAAACGGCAGCAAAGGCACCCGCACCCGGAAAACCGGAGATGAAATCTGTTGCACCAACAGAAAAATCGAGTACCCCAGAAGAAACTTCCACTGCGGTTGAAGATAAAAAAGAGGATACAAAACGCGAAAGAAAACCTCGCCAACACAATAATCCTGTACAGGCGAAAAAGGAATTTCAAAAAGGTGCACCACAACAAAATGCATCACAGCAAAATACTTCGCAACCCAATAAACCTCAACATAAAAAAAATCCACACCATCAAAAAGGTAATGTTGACAAAAACAACAGCAATTTTGATAAGGACCTAAAAAACAAATATAAAGAACCGGAATTTGAGTTCGACAGTATTATAGAAAGTGAAGGGGTCCTGGATATTATGCAGGATGGCTACGGATTTTTAAGATCCTCGGATTACAACTATCTTTCTTCTCCAGATGATATATATGTATCCCAGTCCCAAATAAGATTATTTGGATTAAAAACTGGAGATACCGTACTTGGAAATGTACGTCCACCAAAAGAAGGTGAGAAGTATTTCCCGCTTATTAAGGTAAATAAGATAAACGGGATAGATCCCCAAATAGTTAGGGATAGGGTGTCTTTTGAACACTTGACCCCTTTATTCCCACAGGAAAAATTCAATCTTGCGGAAAGACAAAGTACCATTTCTACAAGAATTATAGATCTATTCAGTCCTATAGGAAAAGGTCAGAGAGGTATGATCGTATCCCAGCCTAAAACTGGTAAGACCATGCTTTTAAAGGATATAGCCAATGGTATTGCTGCCAATCATCCAGAAGTTTATCAAATTATCCTTTTGATAGATGAACGTCCAGAGGAAGTTACGGACATGCAACGTAATGTTCGTGGTGAGGTTGTTGCCTCTACCTTTGACAAGGAAGCGACGGAACACGTTAGGGTTGCCAATATTGTTTTGGAAAAAGCTAAACGTTTGGTAGAATGTGGACACGATGTGGTTATCCTGTTGGATTCCATTACCCGTCTTGCCCGTGCCTACAATACAGTTCAACCGGCCTCCGGAAAGGTCTTGAGTGGTGGTGTCGATGCCAACGCCCTTCATAAACCAAAGCGTTTCTTTGGAGCTGCGCGTAATATTGAAGGTGGTGGTTCCTTAACCATTATTGCAACAGCACTTACTGAAACCGGCTCTAAAATGGATGAAGTAATCTTTGAGGAATTCAAAGGAACTGGTAACATGGAATTACAATTGGATAGAAAAATATCCAACCGTAGAATATTCCCGGCCATCGATCTTACTTCGTCTAGTACAAGAAGGGACGATCTTTTATTGGATGAAAACACCATTCAGAGAATGTGGATCATGAGAAAGTATTTAGCGGACATGAATCCTGTAGAGGCCATGGAATTTATTGAACAAAGATTTAGGCAAACCAAGAACAACGAAGAGTTTTTGCTTACCATGAACCAATAA
- a CDS encoding BT_3928 family protein, which translates to MKYIVTLSRIIVGILFIISGFIKLNDPVGFSFKLEEYFSPGVLDLDFLMPYALGISIFVVILEVLLGIMLLIGFRARITVWSLLLMIIFFTFLTFYSAYFNKVTDCGCFGDAIKLTPWESFTKDVVLLVLIVVLFLGVKYIGSPFGDGSKRLIVGLSLLVSAIFAYYVLHHLPALDFRPYKIGANIEEGMSVPEDAPVAIFDYSWKFNVDGEEKVVVTNGDYPTVDGEFIGVETKEIQKGYEPPIHDFTIELDGEDMAASLLQEPQLVMVIAYDMAKSNYRAFAEIKEVTDKAMKNGYKVIGMSASGKDYTQKLKKEYQLGFDFYFTDETTLKTIVRSNPGVLILEKGTIIQKVHYNDLEDLKFE; encoded by the coding sequence ATGAAATATATAGTGACTTTGAGTCGTATTATTGTAGGCATTTTATTTATTATCAGCGGATTTATTAAATTGAACGATCCCGTTGGGTTTTCCTTTAAGTTGGAAGAATATTTCAGTCCAGGAGTACTGGATTTGGATTTTTTGATGCCCTATGCATTGGGGATCTCTATTTTTGTAGTAATCCTGGAGGTACTTTTGGGTATTATGTTATTAATCGGCTTTAGAGCCAGGATTACTGTCTGGAGCTTACTTTTGATGATCATTTTCTTTACATTTCTTACCTTTTATTCAGCATATTTTAACAAGGTTACCGATTGTGGCTGTTTTGGGGACGCCATAAAATTAACGCCTTGGGAATCCTTTACCAAGGATGTGGTTTTATTGGTGCTTATTGTTGTGCTCTTTCTGGGGGTAAAATATATTGGATCGCCTTTTGGTGATGGTTCCAAAAGACTTATTGTAGGGCTTAGTTTGTTGGTTAGTGCTATCTTTGCCTATTATGTGCTCCATCATTTACCGGCTTTGGATTTTAGACCTTATAAAATAGGTGCCAATATTGAGGAAGGCATGAGCGTTCCGGAAGACGCTCCGGTTGCCATTTTTGATTACAGTTGGAAATTTAATGTAGATGGAGAGGAAAAGGTAGTGGTTACCAATGGCGATTATCCAACTGTAGATGGGGAGTTTATTGGAGTGGAAACCAAGGAAATTCAAAAAGGATATGAACCTCCGATCCATGATTTCACCATTGAATTGGATGGTGAGGATATGGCTGCCTCCTTGTTACAGGAACCACAATTGGTTATGGTGATAGCCTATGATATGGCAAAGAGCAATTATCGCGCTTTTGCTGAGATAAAGGAGGTAACGGATAAAGCCATGAAGAACGGATATAAGGTTATAGGAATGTCCGCTTCAGGAAAGGATTATACCCAAAAATTGAAAAAGGAATATCAATTGGGTTTTGATTTTTATTTCACTGATGAAACCACTTTAAAAACAATTGTACGCTCCAATCCTGGGGTTTTGATTTTGGAAAAGGGTACCATTATTCAGAAAGTCCATTACAATGACTTGGAGGATCTGAAGTTTGAATAA
- a CDS encoding ATP-dependent Clp protease adaptor ClpS, protein MSTKEKVSEELLLDEETVKQNEIVLFNDEVNTFDHVIETLIMACDHTPEQAEQCSLIVHYNGKCTVKTGEYNDLKPRCSKLLKAGLSAEIV, encoded by the coding sequence ATGAGTACAAAGGAAAAAGTCTCGGAAGAATTACTTTTGGATGAGGAGACTGTAAAGCAAAATGAGATTGTTTTGTTCAATGATGAGGTTAATACTTTTGATCACGTTATTGAAACTTTAATAATGGCCTGCGACCATACTCCTGAACAGGCGGAGCAATGTTCCCTTATTGTACATTACAATGGTAAATGTACGGTTAAGACTGGGGAGTACAACGATTTAAAGCCTAGGTGTAGTAAGCTTTTAAAAGCTGGGTTAAGTGCCGAGATCGTTTAA
- a CDS encoding DUF1599 domain-containing protein: MHNTSEQYNAVIKICRDLFLKKMQDYGSAWRILRLPSLTDQIYIKAQRIRSLQENEVRKVDEDEISEFIGIINYSIMALIQIEKGIVDQPDLSAEEAVALFDKHISITKTLMENKNHDYGEAWREMRVSSLTDLILQKLLRVKQIEDNKGKTLVSEGIDANYQDMINYAVFAMIHLGEKTTS; the protein is encoded by the coding sequence ATGCATAATACTTCCGAGCAATACAATGCCGTCATTAAAATTTGTAGGGACCTTTTCCTGAAAAAGATGCAAGATTACGGTAGTGCATGGCGAATTTTAAGGCTTCCATCCCTTACAGATCAAATTTATATAAAGGCACAGCGCATTAGAAGTTTGCAGGAAAATGAAGTGCGCAAGGTGGATGAGGATGAGATTTCCGAGTTTATCGGAATTATTAATTATTCCATTATGGCCTTGATTCAAATCGAAAAAGGAATTGTTGACCAACCGGATCTTTCCGCTGAGGAAGCTGTTGCCTTGTTTGATAAGCACATTTCCATCACCAAGACCCTTATGGAAAATAAGAACCACGATTATGGCGAAGCCTGGCGGGAGATGAGGGTAAGTTCCCTTACAGATCTAATTTTGCAGAAGTTGCTACGTGTTAAGCAAATTGAGGATAATAAAGGAAAAACACTGGTCAGTGAAGGGATAGATGCCAACTATCAGGATATGATCAACTATGCTGTATTTGCAATGATACATCTTGGAGAAAAAACAACATCTTAA
- a CDS encoding diadenylate cyclase, producing MDFLNFLDFSVTDIIDIFLVAVLMYYVYQLVRGTVAINIFIGIVIVWAFWKLTEVLDMKMISSMVGGFMQVGLIALIIVFQQEIRKFLLMVGSTNLASKRNFLKHFKFLKEDGLTIGTNVDAIVAACEKMGSTKTGALIIIARNNSLDFVKSTGDKMYIEITQPILESIFYKNSPLHDGAAVIEDNFIVATRVILPVSNERSIPLRFGLRHRAAVGITEKTDALAIIVSEETGLISYIKNGEFVLFKDLEELSSLIKSDLL from the coding sequence TTGGATTTTTTAAACTTCTTAGATTTTAGTGTTACAGATATTATAGACATCTTTTTGGTGGCTGTACTCATGTATTATGTATACCAATTAGTCCGTGGAACGGTAGCCATTAATATATTTATTGGTATCGTTATTGTTTGGGCCTTTTGGAAGTTGACCGAAGTTTTGGACATGAAAATGATCAGTAGCATGGTCGGTGGTTTTATGCAAGTGGGACTAATTGCCCTTATCATTGTTTTCCAACAAGAGATCAGAAAATTTCTGTTAATGGTGGGCTCAACCAATTTGGCCTCCAAACGCAACTTTCTAAAACACTTTAAATTTCTTAAGGAAGACGGACTTACCATAGGCACCAATGTAGATGCAATTGTTGCAGCATGTGAAAAAATGGGAAGTACCAAAACTGGTGCCCTCATCATTATTGCCAGAAATAATTCTTTGGACTTTGTTAAGTCGACCGGAGATAAAATGTATATTGAAATAACCCAGCCCATTCTGGAAAGTATTTTCTATAAGAACAGCCCCTTACATGACGGTGCAGCCGTTATTGAGGATAATTTTATAGTGGCTACCCGGGTAATTCTCCCTGTTTCCAATGAACGTTCCATACCATTGCGATTTGGACTTAGACATAGGGCCGCGGTAGGCATAACAGAAAAAACAGATGCCCTGGCCATCATTGTAAGTGAGGAAACTGGGCTAATATCCTATATAAAAAATGGGGAATTTGTATTGTTCAAGGATTTGGAAGAGCTCTCCAGCCTAATAAAATCGGACCTACTTTAA
- the folP gene encoding dihydropteroate synthase: MTINCKGNLLDLSTPKVMGIINITPDSFYDGGKYKDETEIIAQVEIMLANGASFIDIGAYSSRPGAEYVDESEELARIIPIVKLLLKTFPNVLISIDTFRSRVADECLALGAAIINDISAGNLDPKMMEVAGKHRAPYIMMHMKGTPSTMQAMSNYENLLGEILYYFSEKVALARAAGINDIIIDPGFGFAKTLEQNYEILKKFNLLHAMDLPILTGISRKSMIYRLLETNPKNALNGSTALHMYALAKGTQILRVHDVKEAMECIQLLNAINGSVDHL, encoded by the coding sequence ATGACCATTAACTGCAAAGGAAATTTATTGGACCTAAGTACTCCCAAAGTGATGGGGATAATCAATATTACTCCCGACTCCTTCTATGATGGTGGCAAATACAAAGACGAAACGGAGATTATTGCGCAGGTAGAAATTATGTTGGCCAATGGGGCAAGTTTTATAGATATAGGGGCATATAGTTCCAGGCCGGGTGCCGAATACGTTGATGAAAGTGAGGAATTGGCCCGAATTATCCCTATTGTAAAACTATTGCTGAAGACCTTCCCAAACGTCCTTATCTCCATAGACACCTTTAGAAGTAGGGTTGCCGATGAATGCCTGGCTCTTGGGGCGGCAATAATCAACGACATTTCCGCTGGCAATTTGGATCCAAAAATGATGGAAGTAGCAGGGAAGCACCGGGCACCATACATTATGATGCATATGAAAGGCACTCCCAGTACTATGCAGGCCATGAGCAATTACGAAAATCTTCTGGGAGAAATACTCTATTATTTTTCGGAAAAAGTAGCCTTGGCCCGGGCTGCCGGAATTAACGACATTATTATTGATCCCGGTTTTGGATTCGCAAAAACTTTGGAACAGAACTATGAAATTCTCAAAAAATTCAATTTGCTCCACGCCATGGACCTGCCAATTTTAACCGGTATCAGTAGGAAATCCATGATTTACAGACTACTGGAAACCAATCCAAAAAATGCTTTAAACGGCAGTACGGCCCTACATATGTACGCGCTCGCCAAAGGTACGCAAATATTAAGGGTACATGATGTTAAGGAGGCTATGGAATGTATCCAATTGCTTAATGCCATTAACGGTTCCGTGGATCATTTGTAA
- a CDS encoding metallophosphoesterase family protein, translated as MKKILLLSDTHGHMDEKILKYAREADEIWHAGDIGNLELMDTLEKIKPVKGVYGNIDENKIQLEYPLDNRFKCEEVDVWMTHIGGYPNKYNIRIREEIKRNPPKLFISGHSHILKVMWDKKLNLLHMNPGACGIHGFHQVRTMLRFKIDKENIKDLEIIELGKRG; from the coding sequence ATGAAAAAAATACTCCTTCTTTCCGATACCCACGGACATATGGACGAGAAAATTCTAAAATATGCCAGGGAGGCCGATGAAATATGGCATGCGGGGGATATTGGTAATTTGGAACTCATGGATACCTTAGAAAAGATAAAGCCGGTAAAAGGCGTCTACGGAAATATAGATGAAAATAAAATTCAGTTGGAATATCCCTTGGACAACCGATTTAAATGTGAGGAAGTAGACGTCTGGATGACCCATATAGGTGGATATCCCAACAAATACAATATACGTATCAGGGAGGAGATTAAAAGGAATCCTCCAAAACTTTTTATTTCCGGCCACTCCCATATTCTAAAAGTAATGTGGGATAAAAAGTTAAACCTATTACATATGAACCCCGGAGCTTGTGGAATTCACGGTTTTCATCAAGTACGCACCATGTTGAGGTTTAAAATAGACAAAGAAAATATCAAGGATCTGGAGATTATAGAGCTTGGCAAAAGGGGATGA
- a CDS encoding DUF4293 domain-containing protein — MIQRIQTLYLIVVILLGAVVPFFVNLWSDARGNEIFAENEVFVSIAFYAVAVLGLLGIVLFKNRQNQFVVNRLNMILNLFLLGFFVYRSLNLSGETIVSEKGIGMLIPVFSIVFLVLANRAIKKDEDLVKSVDRLR; from the coding sequence ATGATTCAAAGAATTCAGACCCTTTATTTAATCGTAGTTATACTATTAGGTGCGGTTGTTCCGTTCTTTGTAAATCTATGGTCGGATGCTAGGGGAAATGAGATATTTGCGGAAAATGAAGTATTTGTTTCCATTGCTTTTTATGCCGTAGCAGTCCTAGGGCTGTTGGGGATAGTTTTATTTAAGAATAGACAAAATCAATTTGTTGTGAACAGATTGAATATGATATTGAATCTTTTTTTACTAGGATTTTTCGTTTACCGATCACTAAACTTATCCGGAGAGACTATTGTTTCAGAGAAGGGTATTGGGATGCTGATTCCTGTATTTTCTATCGTTTTTTTAGTCCTGGCCAACAGGGCAATAAAAAAGGATGAAGATCTTGTAAAATCTGTTGATCGATTGCGTTAA
- the truA gene encoding tRNA pseudouridine(38-40) synthase TruA: protein MRYFVQFSYQGRSYHGWQKQPNAISVQEVLENAFSLILRETVSLTGAGRTDTGVHAREMFAHFDSDALFEGTELVHRLNAYLPDDIAIVSISKVSADAHARFNATERTYEYWIVQNKNPFLVDGAYYVKYPLNIEQMNKAAAILVEHKDFECFSKSNTDVKTYLCDVRKAQWIKDEEKLVFTISADRFLRNMVRAIVGTLLDVGLGKSSHTDMEYVLASKDRGKAGVSVPAKGLYLTSIKYPNNIFDHNG from the coding sequence TTGAGATATTTCGTCCAATTTTCCTATCAGGGCAGGTCGTATCACGGTTGGCAAAAACAGCCCAATGCAATAAGCGTACAGGAGGTTTTGGAAAACGCCTTTTCCTTAATTTTACGGGAAACAGTGTCTTTGACGGGGGCAGGTAGAACAGATACAGGGGTCCATGCCAGGGAAATGTTTGCCCATTTTGATTCTGATGCGCTTTTTGAGGGAACGGAATTGGTTCATCGTTTAAACGCTTATCTGCCAGACGATATAGCCATTGTTTCTATTTCTAAAGTTTCTGCGGACGCACACGCCCGCTTCAATGCTACTGAGCGTACATACGAATATTGGATAGTGCAAAATAAGAATCCCTTTTTGGTAGATGGGGCCTATTATGTGAAATATCCGTTAAATATAGAGCAGATGAACAAAGCTGCAGCTATTTTAGTGGAACATAAGGATTTTGAATGTTTTTCAAAGTCTAATACCGATGTAAAAACCTACCTCTGCGATGTTAGAAAGGCACAATGGATTAAGGATGAAGAAAAGTTGGTTTTTACCATAAGTGCAGATAGATTTTTGAGGAATATGGTCCGTGCCATCGTTGGAACCCTATTGGATGTTGGTTTGGGCAAATCTTCCCATACGGACATGGAGTATGTTTTGGCCAGTAAGGATAGGGGCAAGGCCGGGGTATCGGTACCTGCAAAAGGATTATATTTGACATCAATTAAATATCCTAATAATATTTTCGATCACAATGGATAA